The proteins below come from a single Aegilops tauschii subsp. strangulata cultivar AL8/78 chromosome 6, Aet v6.0, whole genome shotgun sequence genomic window:
- the LOC109761175 gene encoding cellulose synthase-like protein E2 yields MAGSSVSGGGGGRPPLFATEKPKRVLAYRLYAGTIFAGILLIWFYRATHIPARGSSSLGWRAGLGLLVAELWFGLYWVLTLSVRWNPVRRATFKDRLSERYDDDQLPGVDIFVCTADPALEPPMLVISTVLSVMAYDYPPEKLNIYLSDDAGSAVTFYALHEASEFAKHWIPFCKNYKVEPRSPAAYFAKGATPHDACSPQEFLRMKELYKDLTDRMNSVVHSGKIPEVPECNHRGFSEWNETITSGDHPSVVQILIDRNKRKAVDVDGNALPKLVYMAREKRPQEQHHFKAGSLNALIRVSSVISNSLVILNVDCDMYSNNSESIRDALCFFLDEEQGQDIGFVQYPQNFDNVVHNDSYGNPINVVNELDNPCLDGWGGMCYYGTGCFHRRETLSGQIYSKDYKEDWARGVGIAENADELEETSKSLVTCTYEHNTPWGIEKGVRYGCPLEDVITGLQIQCHGWRSVYYNPARKGFLGKAPTSLGQILVQHKRWSEGFLQMSLSNYSPFLLGHGKIKLGLQMGYSVCGFWALNSFPTFYYVIIPSLCFLSGVSVFPEITSPWCIPFIYVVVASYSWSLMESLQCGDTAVEWWNAQRMWLMRRTTSYLLAAIDTIGGMLGVSESGFELTVKVDESQALERYKKGKMEFGPISGMFVIITTIALFNLVCLVLGLGRVLLRGGAEGLGPLFLQAVLCVAIVVINAPVYEALFIRRDSGGLPYFVTLVSLCFVSSLCLQAI; encoded by the exons ATGGCCGGGAGCAGcgtctccggcggcggcggcggccgcccGCCGCTGTTCGCGACGGAGAAGCCGAAGCGGGTGCTGGCGTACCGGCTGTACGCGGGCACCATCTTCGCGGGGATCCTCCTCATATGGTTCTACAGAGCCACCCACATCCCGGCGAGGGGCAGCAGCAGCCTGGGGTGGCGGGCGGGGCTGGGGCTGCTCGTGGCCGAGCTCTGGTTCGGCCTCTACTGGGTCCTCACCCTCTCCGTGCGCTGGAACCCGGTCCGCCGCGCCACCTTCAAGGACCGCCTCTCGGAGAG GTATGATGATGACCAGCTCCCTGGTGTGGACATATTTGTGTGTACAGCGGACCCAGCTCTTGAACCACCCATGCTTGTCATCTCCACGGTTCTGTCTGTTATGGCTTATGACTACCCGCCAGAGAAGCTAAACATCTATTTGTCTGATGACGCTGGTTCCGCTGTAACATTCTACGCTCTTCATGAGGCATCTGAGTTTGCAAAGCACTGGATTCCATTTTGCAAAAATTACAAGGTGGAGCCTAGGTCTCCAGCTGCCTACTTTGCCAAAGGGGCTACCCCTCATGATGCTTGTAGCCCTCAAGAATTTCTTCGCATGAAG GAGTTGTACAAGGATCTGACAGATCGCATGAACTCAGTAGTACATTCAGGCAAGATTCCCGAGGTTCCAGAATGCAACCATAGAGGCTTCTCTGAATGGAATGAGACGATAACTTCTGGAGATCACCCTTCAGTAGTCCAG ATTCTAATTGATAGAAACAAACGGAAGGCAGTTGATGTAGATGGAAATGCATTGCCAAAACTTGTGTATATGGCACGCGAGAAGAGACCTCAGGAGCAACATCACTTCAAAGCTGGATCATTAAATGCTTTG ATAAGGGTATCTTCGGTGATAAGCAACAGCCTAGTCATTCTTAATGTCGATTGTGATATGTACTCCAACAACTCTGAGTCCATTAGAGATGCATTGTGTTTCTTCCTAGATGAAGAGCAAGGTCAAGATATCGGTTTTGTGCAGTACCCTCAGAACTTTGACAATGTGGTGCACAATGACAGCTATGGCAATCCCATCAACGTTGTCAATGAG TTGGATAACCCTTGCTTGGATGGATGGGGTGGAATGTGTTACTATGGCACTGGATGCTTCCATCGCAGGGAGACCCTCTCTGGACAAATATATAGTAAAGATTACAAGGAAGATTGGGCTAGAGGAGTGGGGATAGCAGAAAATGCAGATGAGCTGGAAGAAACGTCCAAGTCACTTGTGACATGCACGTATGAGCATAACACCCCATGGGGCATTGAG AAAGGAGTTAGATATGGGTGCCCACTGGAGGATGTCATTACAGGATTGCAAATCCAATGCCATGGGTGGAGATCGGTGTACTACAACCCGGCCAGAAAGGGCTTCTTAGGCAAGGCCCCTACCTCACTAGGCCAGATCCTGGTTCAGCACAAGAGATGGTCAGAAGGGTTCCTCCAAATGTCCCTCTCCAATTACAGTCCCTTTTTATTAGGCCATGGTAAGATCAAGCTGGGTCTTCAAATGGGTTACTCGGTCTGTGGCTTCTGGGCCCTGAACAGCTTCCCCACCTTTTACTATGTCATCATTCCTTCACTTTGCTTCCTCAGTGGCGTCTCTGTTTTCCCTGAG ATAACCAGCCCTTGGTGCATTCCATTCATATACGTCGTGGTAGCTTCATACTCCTGGAGCCTAATGGAATCGCTGCAATGTGGTGACACTGCAGTGGAGTGGTGGAATGCACAAAGGATGTGGCTCATGAGAAGGACCACCTCCTACCTCCTGGCGGCCATCGACACGATTGGTGGAATGCTGGGCGTCTCCGAGTCCGGATTCGAGCTGACGGTGAAGGTGGATGAGTCGCAGGCTCTGGAGAGGTACAAGAAGGGGAAGATGGAGTTCGGGCCCATCTCGGGTATGTTTGTGATCATCACCACGATCGCGCTGTTCAACCTGGTGTGCTTGGTGCTCGGGCTGGGCAGAGTTCTGTTGCGCGGAGGCGCGGAAGGGCTGGGGCCACTGTTTCTGCAGGCTGTCCTCTGCGTGGCCATAGTGGTGATCAATGCCCCGGTCTACGAGGCCCTCTTCATCCGCAGGGACAGCGGAGGCCTGCCTTATTTCGTCACCCTCGTTTCCCTTTGCTTTGTGTCGTCGCTCTGCCTACAGGCTATCTAG